A stretch of Candidatus Nanogingivalaceae bacterium DNA encodes these proteins:
- the fusA gene encoding elongation factor G → MNKNTPLENFRNVGIIAHIDAGKTTTTEGILYRTGLTHKIGVVRGEGDGATTDWMAQEKERGITITSAAVTCFWKDHKINIIDTPGHIDFTAEVERSLRVLDGAVTVFDGKMGVEAQSETVWRQADKYGVPRVCFINKINQTGGDFYKSIKSIHDRLSKQAFPIHLPIGFEQDINGVVDLIDMKAYTYDNYADHQLKVGEIPADMLEKAKNARSLLVENAVEADDELMMRFFEEGEESITIPELKAALRKRVLAGDFFLVTGGDGRGVIVEKVLDLINDYLPSPLDIASIKGTDAKTGEPIERKPSVNEPTSALAFKIATDPFVGKLVFVRVYSGKITAGSYVLNTMTGKKERIGRIVRMHADKREEISEVTAGDIAAVVGLKDVTTGATLCDLNHGVILEGIEFAEPPVSIAVEPKTKADQEKMGIALQRLAEEDPTFRVHTDEETGQTIMSGMGELHLDILIDRMKREFNVEANIGEPQVAFRETIRGTAEAQGKHAKQSGGRGQYGDVWIRFEPNEPGKGFEFFDEIKGGVVPQEYRKPVEQGVLETLEGGVIAGYPVVDVKATLYDGSYHDVDSSELAFKLAGALSTREGIKKANPVLLEPVMKVEVTTPEEFMGDVIGDLNSRRGRIDSMDDLMGGTKLIRGFVPLANMFGYTSDLRSMSKGRAASTMELAQYEEVPPNVAQEIIEKRNAK, encoded by the coding sequence ATGAATAAAAATACTCCATTGGAAAATTTCCGAAATGTTGGTATTATTGCGCACATTGATGCCGGTAAAACTACAACAACAGAAGGTATTCTTTACCGAACTGGTTTGACACATAAAATCGGTGTTGTTCGTGGTGAAGGTGATGGTGCAACAACTGACTGGATGGCGCAGGAAAAAGAGCGAGGTATTACAATTACTTCTGCCGCTGTGACATGTTTCTGGAAAGATCACAAAATTAACATTATCGACACCCCAGGACACATCGACTTTACTGCCGAAGTGGAACGTTCACTTCGCGTGCTTGACGGTGCAGTTACTGTTTTTGATGGTAAAATGGGTGTGGAAGCTCAGTCTGAAACTGTTTGGCGACAAGCTGACAAATACGGCGTGCCACGCGTTTGTTTCATTAACAAAATTAACCAAACTGGTGGTGATTTCTACAAATCAATCAAATCAATCCATGATCGCCTAAGCAAACAAGCTTTCCCAATTCACTTGCCAATTGGTTTCGAGCAAGATATCAACGGTGTTGTTGACCTTATCGACATGAAAGCTTACACTTACGATAATTATGCCGATCACCAATTGAAAGTTGGCGAAATTCCAGCTGACATGCTTGAAAAAGCTAAAAATGCACGTTCATTGCTTGTTGAAAATGCAGTTGAAGCTGATGATGAATTGATGATGCGATTCTTTGAAGAAGGTGAAGAATCAATTACGATTCCTGAACTTAAAGCCGCTCTTCGAAAACGAGTTCTTGCTGGTGATTTCTTCTTGGTAACCGGTGGTGATGGTCGTGGTGTGATCGTGGAAAAGGTTCTTGATCTTATTAATGATTACCTTCCAAGTCCACTTGATATTGCTTCAATTAAGGGAACCGATGCTAAAACTGGTGAGCCTATTGAGCGAAAACCATCTGTAAATGAACCAACTTCTGCACTTGCATTTAAGATTGCAACTGACCCATTTGTTGGAAAACTTGTATTCGTACGTGTTTATAGTGGTAAAATTACTGCTGGTTCATATGTTCTTAACACAATGACTGGTAAAAAAGAACGAATCGGACGAATCGTTCGAATGCACGCCGATAAGCGTGAAGAAATTTCAGAAGTTACTGCTGGTGACATCGCCGCTGTTGTTGGTTTGAAAGATGTTACAACTGGTGCAACTCTTTGTGATTTGAACCATGGTGTAATTCTTGAAGGTATCGAATTTGCTGAACCACCAGTTTCGATTGCAGTTGAGCCAAAAACTAAAGCCGACCAAGAAAAAATGGGAATCGCTCTTCAACGACTTGCTGAAGAAGACCCAACTTTCCGAGTTCACACAGACGAAGAAACTGGTCAAACAATTATGTCGGGAATGGGTGAGCTTCACCTTGACATCTTGATCGACCGAATGAAACGTGAATTTAATGTTGAAGCTAACATTGGTGAGCCACAAGTTGCCTTCCGTGAAACTATTCGTGGAACTGCTGAAGCTCAAGGTAAGCACGCAAAACAGTCTGGTGGTCGTGGTCAATATGGTGATGTTTGGATTCGCTTTGAACCAAATGAACCAGGAAAAGGCTTTGAATTCTTTGATGAAATTAAAGGTGGTGTTGTGCCACAAGAATACCGCAAACCAGTTGAGCAAGGTGTGCTTGAAACGCTTGAAGGCGGTGTGATTGCTGGTTACCCAGTAGTTGACGTTAAAGCTACACTTTACGATGGTTCTTACCACGATGTCGACTCAAGTGAATTGGCCTTTAAATTGGCTGGTGCGCTTTCAACTCGTGAAGGTATTAAGAAGGCAAATCCTGTTCTTCTTGAACCTGTGATGAAAGTTGAAGTTACAACTCCTGAAGAATTCATGGGTGATGTAATTGGAGACTTGAACTCACGCCGTGGTCGAATCGACTCAATGGATGATTTGATGGGCGGAACAAAACTTATTCGAGGTTTCGTGCCTCTTGCAAATATGTTTGGTTACACTTCAGACTTACGCTCAATGAGTAAAGGTCGTGCAGCCTCAACAATGGAGCTTGCGCAATACGAAGAAGTTCCACCTAACGTTGCGCAAGAAATTATCGAAAAGCGAAACGCTAAATAA
- a CDS encoding ribonuclease HI: MRIIFTDGSASPNPGPGGFAVIENGAPIALGSENPSTNIRMEGLALKKAFEILNGEKAEIQTDSEFWINVLTKWAPTWERNGWKKKTGEIKNLDIVKPLYELYKNSNVELKWLKGHAGHEFNEMADEWANRARNGETI; encoded by the coding sequence GTGCGGATTATTTTTACTGATGGTAGTGCTTCGCCAAATCCTGGCCCTGGCGGTTTTGCTGTGATTGAAAACGGCGCGCCAATCGCACTTGGATCTGAAAACCCTAGCACGAATATTCGAATGGAAGGTTTGGCTCTAAAAAAGGCTTTCGAAATTTTAAATGGGGAAAAGGCAGAAATTCAAACAGATAGTGAATTCTGGATTAATGTTTTAACAAAGTGGGCGCCAACTTGGGAGCGAAACGGCTGGAAAAAGAAAACTGGTGAAATTAAAAATCTCGATATCGTAAAGCCTCTTTATGAGCTTTATAAAAATTCGAACGTAGAGCTAAAATGGCTAAAAGGGCATGCTGGTCATGAGTTTAACGAAATGGCTGATGAATGGGCAAATCGGGCAAGAAACGGCGAAACGATTTAG
- a CDS encoding DUF3592 domain-containing protein codes for MNSNQTIRVGAKAYRNRGIIFTILAICLITSGVCFGMKPFDNFMKRVTWKQTEGDISGLEKELVSQNSSEYKIIPIVYFSIQNDEIIEAKADPQNEEPTIGEKVKVFYDEKNPGAAVVGDYPIVNLIIPVVLLVLGVVGLILAIISFRKMKKAKAYQNQLQNSINQNINQTPFVQNFVQQDNGRRQ; via the coding sequence ATGAATTCAAATCAAACAATAAGAGTTGGCGCAAAAGCTTATCGAAATCGAGGAATTATTTTTACAATTTTGGCAATTTGTTTAATTACTTCGGGTGTATGTTTTGGTATGAAACCGTTTGATAATTTTATGAAAAGAGTAACCTGGAAACAAACTGAAGGTGACATCTCTGGTCTTGAGAAAGAACTAGTTAGTCAAAACTCAAGCGAATATAAAATTATACCAATTGTTTATTTTTCAATCCAAAATGATGAAATAATAGAAGCAAAGGCGGATCCACAAAATGAAGAGCCTACGATTGGTGAAAAAGTTAAAGTTTTTTATGATGAAAAAAATCCTGGTGCAGCAGTTGTTGGCGACTATCCAATTGTGAATCTTATTATCCCTGTGGTTTTGTTGGTTCTTGGTGTTGTTGGACTAATTTTAGCAATTATTTCTTTCAGGAAAATGAAAAAAGCAAAAGCCTACCAAAATCAACTACAGAATAGTATAAATCAAAATATAAACCAAACACCTTTTGTTCAAAACTTTGTTCAACAAGATAACGGAAGACGACAATAG